The following proteins come from a genomic window of Triticum aestivum cultivar Chinese Spring chromosome 6A, IWGSC CS RefSeq v2.1, whole genome shotgun sequence:
- the LOC123127286 gene encoding DEAD-box ATP-dependent RNA helicase 41 gives MGQGEKDSADNLVSPSDDRNELQVEDLRVKERCFEQREALPGEPRCVICGRYGEYICDQTDDDICSVECKTALLARIAAETKIPVKAPARIKVPFGDESFCVRDNNFPDIPSLHASQIVSLRNKLDICVKGEAIPDPIMCFSSCGLPEKLVHNLDAAGYTMPTPVQMQVIPASISNRSLLVSADTGSGKTASFLVPIIAHCSRRELQQCESKRGPLAIVLAPTRELCLQVEDQAKVLGKGLPFKTALVVGGDPLAQQIYRIENGVELIVGTPGRLIDLLMKHNVDLTDVSVFVLDEVDCLLERGFRDQAMQIFRALSCPQVMMFSATIHSEIEKLSNSLSNNMIHISCGNPGKPNKSVRQVVIWVESKQKKQKIFEIIKSKQHFKPPAVVFVSSRVGADLLSEAITAATGLEVISIHGEKTMEERRERLRRFLTGEVSVVVCTGVLGRGMDLLKVHQVILFDMPNSIDEYIHQVGRASRMGKEGVAIVFVNEEDRKLFGELAQVLKTAGAPIPRELSNSKFTSSISLGTDRKRKLSSRAHS, from the coding sequence ATCTACGTGTGAAGGAAAGATGCTTTGAGCAGAGAGAAGCTCTTCCTGGGGAGCCTCGCTGTGTTATATGTGGTCGATACGGGGAATATATATGTGATCAGACTGATGATGATATCTGTAGTGTGGAATGCAAGACTGCTCTTCTTGCTAGAATTGCCGCTGAAACAAAGATACCAGTAAAAGCACCAGCACGCATAAAAGTTCCGTTTGGTGATGAGAGCTTCTGTGTCCGAGACAATAATTTTCCCGATATACCGAGTTTGCATGCCAGCCAGATCGTTTCACTGAGAAATAAACTTGACATTTGTGTCAAGGGTGAGGCAATTCCTGATCCAATCATGTGTTTCTCTTCCTGTGGTCTTCCTGAGAAGCTTGTGCACAATCTTGATGCTGCAGGGTATACCATGCCTACTCCGGTGCAGATGCAAGTCATCCCTGCATCAATAAGTAATAGAAGCCTACTTGTCTCTGCAGATACTGGTTCAGGGAAAACAGCTTCTTTTCTAGTTCCTATAATTGCACATTGTTCACGGAGAGAGCTGCAGCAATGTGAAAGCAAGCGTGGGCCCTTGGCTATAGTCCTTGCTCCAACTAGGGAGCTATGCCTACAGGTGGAGGATCAAGCAAAAGTTCTTGGAAAGGGTTTACCATTTAAAACTGCTCTAGTTGTTGGTGGAGATCCCCTGGCTCAGCAAATATATAGAATTGAAAATGGTGTCGAGTTAATTGTGGGCACCCCAGGAAGACTAATTGATCTTCTGATGAAACACAATGTTGACCTTACAGATGTTTCTGTGTTTGTTCTGGATGAAGTGGACTGCTTGCTAGAGAGAGGATTCAGAGATCAGGCCATGCAGATCTTTCGTGCACTCTCATGTCCACAGGTTATGATGTTTTCAGCAACAATACATTCAGAAATTGAGAAATTGTCAAACTCACTGTCGAACAACATGATACATATTTCTTGTGGGAACCCAGGTAAACCAAATAAATCAGTTAGACAAGTGGTAATTTGGGTGGAGTctaagcagaagaagcagaagatttTTGAGATAATAAAAAGTAAGCAGCACTTTAAACCTCCTGCTGTTGTATTTGTGAGTTCCAGAGTTGGTGCCGATCTCTTGTCTGAAGCCATTACTGCTGCTACTGGGTTGGAGGTTATTTCTATTCATGGTGAGAAAACAAtggaagagagaagagaaagatTGAGACGGTTTCTCACAGGAGAAGTATCTGTTGTTGTTTGTACCGGGGTCTTGGGACGTGGAATGGATCTTCTGAAAGTACATCAAGTGATTTTGTTTGACATGCCAAATTCCATTGATGAATATATTCACCAAGTTGGAAGAGCGTCTCGGATGGGTAAGGAGGGCGTGGCTATTGTCTTTGTGAATGAGGAAGATAGGAAACTTTTTGGAGAGCTTGCTCAGGTTCTGAAGACTGCAGGAGCTCCAATTCCTCGGGAACTCTCTAATTCAAAATTCACCAGCAGTATTTCTCTTGGCACTGACAGGAAGAGAAAACTGAGTTCTCGGGCACATTCTTGA
- the LOC123127287 gene encoding ethylene-responsive transcription factor WIN1, whose translation MVQPKKKFRGVRQRHWGSWVSEIRHPLLKRRVWLGTFETAEEAARAYDEAAVLMSGRNAKTNFPVQRSSTGDPAPAATRDVRGGSSSSSTSNLSQVLSAKLRKCCKAPSPSLTCLRLDTEKSHIGVWQKRAGARADSNWVMTVELNKGAGPSGDAVAAQSTVSATTASSPASTMDDEERLTLQMIEELLSSSGPASPSHGEEGSFVV comes from the exons ATGGTGCAACCCAAGAAGAAGTTTCGTGGAGTCAGGCAGCGCCACTGGGGCTCCTGGGTCTCTGAGATCAGACACCCCCTCCT TAAAAGAAGGGTGTGGCTTGGTACCTTCGAAACCGCTGAAGAGGCTGCACGGGCCTACGACGAGGCCGCCGTTCTGATGAGCGGCCGCAATGCCAAGACCAACTTCCCCGTGCAGAGGAGCAGCACCGGCGATCCTGCCCCAGCTGCAACCCGGGACGTTCGTGGCGGCAGCTCCTCCTCCTCTACGAGCAACCTGTCCCAGGTTCTCAGTGCCAAGCTTCGCAAGTGCTGCAAGGCGCCGTCTCCGTCCCTCACCTGCCTTCGCCTTGACACCGAGAAGTCCCACATTGGCGTCTGGCAGAAGCGTGCAGGGGCCCGCGCCGACTCCAACTGGGTCATGACCGTGGAGCTCAACAAAGGGGCCGGGCCATCCGGCGATGCGGTGGCAGCGCAGTCCACAGTGTCAGCAACCACGGCTTCTTCACCGGCGAGTACAATGGATGACGAGGAGAGGCTCACGCTGCAGATGATCGAGGAGCTGCTGAGCAGTAGCGGTCCAGCTTCGCCATCGCATGGAGAAGAAGGTAGCTTCGTCGTCTGA